One Terriglobia bacterium DNA segment encodes these proteins:
- the lepB gene encoding signal peptidase I, protein MEPVAQPPARNRRTPGAPSLLAWGRDLVVSLVIAAFIIVFLYQPVKVEGTSMLPGLDDQERIFINKFVYNFEPIERGDVVVFRYPRDPSKSYIKRVIAVPGDRVRIDDGAVYVNGHHLREPYVPVDFADDRSVADTVVPRGAYFLLGDHRSSSSDSRDFGPVSQRYIYGKAVFGYWPVDRMGIVK, encoded by the coding sequence ATGGAACCCGTGGCTCAACCTCCCGCTCGTAACCGCCGGACCCCCGGAGCGCCGTCGCTGCTGGCTTGGGGGCGCGACCTCGTCGTCTCTCTGGTCATCGCGGCCTTCATCATCGTGTTCCTCTACCAGCCGGTGAAAGTTGAAGGCACCAGCATGCTCCCCGGCCTCGATGATCAGGAGCGCATCTTCATCAATAAGTTCGTGTACAACTTCGAGCCCATCGAGCGCGGCGATGTCGTCGTCTTCCGCTATCCCCGCGACCCTTCCAAGAGCTACATCAAGCGCGTCATTGCCGTGCCCGGTGACCGCGTCCGCATTGACGACGGCGCCGTCTACGTCAATGGCCACCACCTGCGCGAGCCCTACGTTCCGGTCGATTTCGCCGATGACCGCTCTGTCGCCGATACCGTCGTTCCCCGCGGCGCTTACTTCCTGCTCGGTGACCACCGCAGCTCTTCCAGCGACAGCCGCGATTTCGGCCCCGTCAGCCAACGCTACATATACGGCAAAGCCGTCTTCGGTTACTGGCCCGTGGACCGCATGGGCATCGTGAAGTAG
- a CDS encoding DUF1028 domain-containing protein → MENLLCVLCVLCGSVLAQQRPVHTFSIVARDPATGQIGVAVQSHWFSVGQVVPWAEAGVGAVATQSFVDPSYGPLGLNLMRAGKSAPEALRGLLNTDASRDVRQVAFVDAEGRVATWTGRKDIQPAGHATANPVNSAADADRTISDGQFSIGKGFSAQANLMSNDKIWGAMAEAYSMTQGDLAERMLAALDAAQAVGGDIRGRQSAALIVVEGKRQKAPWEGRVFDLRVDDAAEPLKELRRLVALQRAYNHMNAGDLAVEHKDNETALKEYAAAEDIAAHTEGVFPSRLAEMIFWHAVALVNMKRVDEALPLFKKCFAIEKSWAELTPRLPASGLLPDDPKLIETITTQAK, encoded by the coding sequence ATAGAAAACCTGCTTTGTGTCCTCTGTGTTCTCTGTGGCTCCGTCCTGGCGCAACAAAGGCCGGTGCACACTTTCTCCATCGTTGCCCGCGATCCCGCCACCGGACAGATCGGCGTTGCCGTCCAGTCGCACTGGTTCTCGGTTGGTCAGGTAGTGCCTTGGGCGGAAGCAGGCGTTGGCGCGGTCGCAACACAGTCGTTCGTCGATCCGAGCTACGGGCCGCTCGGGCTGAACCTGATGCGGGCGGGGAAGAGCGCGCCGGAAGCACTGCGCGGACTGCTGAACACGGATGCGAGTCGAGACGTGCGGCAGGTTGCGTTTGTAGATGCCGAAGGTCGCGTAGCTACTTGGACCGGAAGGAAAGACATTCAACCCGCAGGGCATGCCACGGCGAACCCCGTGAACAGCGCGGCCGACGCAGATCGTACGATCAGCGACGGGCAATTTAGCATTGGAAAGGGCTTCTCCGCGCAAGCGAACCTAATGTCGAATGACAAGATCTGGGGCGCAATGGCTGAGGCCTATTCGATGACTCAAGGCGATCTCGCCGAGCGCATGCTCGCCGCGCTCGATGCGGCGCAGGCCGTCGGCGGCGACATACGCGGGCGGCAGTCCGCGGCGCTGATCGTGGTGGAAGGCAAGCGGCAGAAGGCGCCGTGGGAAGGACGTGTCTTCGATCTGCGCGTGGACGATGCCGCGGAGCCGCTGAAAGAACTGCGGCGCCTCGTCGCCCTCCAGCGCGCCTATAACCACATGAACGCCGGCGATCTCGCGGTCGAGCACAAGGACAATGAAACCGCATTGAAGGAGTACGCTGCGGCCGAGGATATCGCGGCGCACACCGAAGGCGTTTTCCCCAGCCGCCTGGCGGAGATGATTTTCTGGCACGCGGTCGCACTGGTCAACATGAAGCGCGTAGATGAAGCGCTGCCGCTGTTCAAGAAGTGCTTTGCCATCGAGAAAAGCTGGGCGGAGTTGACCCCGCGCTTGCCCGCCTCCGGGCTGCTGCCGGATGATCCGAAGCTGATTGAAACGATCACGACGCAAGCGAAATGA
- the glmU gene encoding bifunctional UDP-N-acetylglucosamine diphosphorylase/glucosamine-1-phosphate N-acetyltransferase GlmU, which produces MSSRKPSSQKAQSAPRFAIAIMAAGKGTRLKSKHPKVLHEIGGKPLLQFVVDAAKAVLPAKDIFVIIGHEAERVREAMGGTGVQFVLQTEQLGTGHAIMSARASLTGYDDVLVLSGDVPLLRPETVRGIRDSHLKNHAAMTILTADFPDPTGYGRIVRKKRSGRASDEVEAIVEQKKLKAQQEKIREGNSGIYAFATGPLFEHLDELRTDNPHGEYYLTDIAGILGKSGAKVLALKAGETHEVAGANNRAELAVLDSEVRARKCVELMAAGVTIFRPETCVIDAEVEVGADTVIEPFVQLLGKTRIGGDCRVRSYSVITSSEIGDGVTVRNGCIISGARVSEGAVLGPYSHLRPGSDIGPGAHVGNFVETKKAKLGRGAKANHLTYLGDAVIGENVNVGAGTITCNYDGVKKNVTIIEDGAFIGSDSTLVAPVRIGRNAYVGAAACVTEDVPEDALAIARARQVNKEGWVKKKREEMEAAKDKS; this is translated from the coding sequence ATGAGTTCGCGCAAGCCATCATCCCAGAAGGCGCAGTCTGCGCCGCGCTTCGCAATTGCCATCATGGCCGCCGGCAAGGGCACGCGGCTGAAGTCAAAGCACCCCAAAGTGCTGCACGAGATTGGCGGCAAACCGCTGCTGCAATTCGTGGTGGACGCAGCTAAGGCGGTGCTGCCGGCGAAAGACATCTTCGTCATCATCGGGCACGAGGCGGAACGCGTCCGCGAAGCGATGGGAGGCACTGGCGTGCAGTTTGTTTTGCAGACAGAGCAACTGGGCACGGGACACGCGATCATGTCGGCGCGGGCGTCGCTGACCGGGTACGACGACGTGCTGGTGCTTTCCGGCGATGTTCCCCTGCTCCGGCCAGAGACGGTTCGCGGCATCCGAGACTCTCACCTGAAGAACCATGCGGCGATGACCATCCTGACCGCGGATTTTCCCGATCCCACCGGCTACGGCCGTATCGTCCGCAAGAAAAGAAGCGGACGCGCCAGCGACGAAGTGGAGGCTATCGTCGAGCAGAAAAAGCTCAAGGCGCAGCAGGAAAAAATCCGCGAGGGCAATTCGGGCATCTATGCGTTTGCAACCGGGCCCTTATTCGAACATCTCGATGAGCTGCGCACCGACAATCCGCATGGCGAGTACTACCTGACCGACATCGCCGGAATCCTGGGGAAATCCGGCGCCAAGGTACTGGCCCTCAAGGCCGGCGAGACGCACGAGGTCGCCGGGGCGAACAATCGCGCCGAGTTGGCAGTGCTGGACAGCGAAGTACGGGCACGCAAATGCGTCGAACTGATGGCGGCGGGGGTGACCATTTTCCGGCCGGAGACGTGCGTGATTGACGCCGAGGTCGAGGTCGGCGCCGACACGGTGATTGAGCCCTTCGTGCAACTGCTGGGGAAGACGCGGATCGGGGGGGACTGCCGCGTACGCTCGTATTCGGTGATTACGTCGTCGGAAATCGGCGATGGAGTGACGGTGCGCAATGGGTGCATCATCAGCGGCGCGCGCGTGTCCGAGGGTGCGGTCCTGGGGCCGTACTCGCACCTGCGCCCGGGCAGCGATATCGGGCCGGGAGCGCATGTCGGAAACTTCGTGGAGACCAAGAAGGCCAAACTGGGCCGGGGCGCGAAGGCCAATCACCTCACCTATCTCGGCGACGCGGTAATCGGGGAAAACGTGAACGTGGGCGCGGGCACCATCACCTGCAACTACGATGGGGTTAAGAAAAACGTCACCATCATCGAGGATGGCGCCTTCATCGGCAGCGACAGCACGCTGGTGGCGCCGGTCAGGATCGGTCGCAATGCCTACGTCGGCGCGGCGGCGTGCGTCACCGAGGATGTGCCGGAGGATGCGCTGGCGATCGCGCGGGCGCGACAGGTCAACAAGGAAGGCTGGGTGAAGAAGAAGCGGGAGGAGATGGAGGCGGCGAAAGACAAATCGTAG
- the amrS gene encoding AmmeMemoRadiSam system radical SAM enzyme, producing the protein MLPVLNSAHHPARWWETMPDGRLHCYLCPRHCHIGEGQTGFCFIRKNEGGHLVQLGYGRPAALQMDPVEKKPLNHFFPGTKILSMGTAGCNMGCFFCQNWDISKAKSDQVKSASLTPEQVVDLTLQHGAPSIAFTYNEPTIWSEYVIDIAKVAHQEGLNTVMVSNGYITREAFFDVYQHIDAANIDLKAFTENFYSKITLTHLQPVLDTLKWLRHETEVWFEITNLIIPTLNDGDSEFRQLCDWVLQNLGDDVPVHFTAFHPDFKLQDKPPTPPETLHRARAIAFEMGLKFVYEGNIWSDGGNTICPGCKRAIIRRSWHSILSNDVRDGKCRHCGTHIPGVFTRAEAERRRMSSVAGSS; encoded by the coding sequence ATGCTCCCCGTGCTCAATTCCGCCCACCACCCGGCCCGCTGGTGGGAGACCATGCCCGACGGCCGCCTGCATTGCTATCTCTGCCCGCGGCATTGCCACATCGGCGAAGGACAGACCGGCTTCTGCTTCATTCGCAAGAACGAAGGCGGACACCTGGTACAACTCGGCTACGGACGCCCCGCCGCGCTGCAAATGGACCCGGTCGAAAAGAAGCCGCTCAACCACTTTTTCCCGGGCACGAAAATCCTGTCGATGGGCACCGCCGGCTGCAATATGGGCTGCTTCTTCTGCCAGAACTGGGACATCTCCAAGGCCAAATCCGACCAGGTTAAATCCGCCAGCCTGACGCCCGAACAGGTGGTGGACCTCACGCTGCAGCACGGCGCGCCCTCCATCGCCTTCACCTACAACGAGCCCACCATCTGGAGCGAGTACGTCATTGACATCGCCAAGGTCGCGCACCAAGAGGGCCTGAACACGGTGATGGTTTCCAACGGCTACATCACGCGCGAGGCCTTCTTCGACGTCTACCAGCACATTGACGCCGCCAACATCGACCTCAAGGCGTTCACCGAAAATTTCTATTCCAAGATCACGCTGACCCACCTTCAGCCGGTGCTCGATACGCTCAAATGGCTGCGGCACGAGACCGAAGTCTGGTTCGAGATTACCAACCTGATCATTCCCACGCTCAACGACGGCGACAGCGAATTCCGCCAGCTCTGCGACTGGGTGCTGCAGAACCTGGGCGACGATGTCCCGGTGCACTTCACCGCCTTCCACCCCGATTTCAAGCTCCAGGACAAGCCCCCGACGCCGCCGGAAACGCTGCATCGCGCCCGCGCCATTGCCTTTGAAATGGGGCTGAAGTTTGTTTACGAAGGGAATATCTGGTCCGACGGCGGCAATACCATCTGCCCCGGGTGCAAGCGCGCCATCATTCGCCGCTCCTGGCACTCGATCCTAAGCAACGATGTGCGCGACGGCAAGTGCAGGCACTGCGGCACGCACATTCCCGGCGTGTTCACCAGGGCTGAAGCCGAGCGCCGGCGCATGAGTTCGGTGGCTGGTAGCTCGTAG
- a CDS encoding GIY-YIG nuclease family protein: protein MRREWHFAVYMMASKSRRLYTGMTNDLHNRVFQHKNDLLDGFTKQYKIHRLVYFELYSQVINAINRQKEIKGWRREKKIALIESLNPTWEDLAEHWYDSHIYAPEQQVPRRCAPRDDTPQNLPTTAKALVKRTN, encoded by the coding sequence ATGCGGCGTGAATGGCATTTCGCGGTGTACATGATGGCCAGCAAGTCGCGCCGGTTATATACGGGAATGACGAACGACCTTCACAACCGCGTATTTCAACATAAGAACGACCTGCTGGACGGCTTCACCAAGCAATACAAAATCCATCGTTTGGTGTACTTCGAGCTTTACTCTCAAGTGATCAATGCGATCAATCGCCAGAAAGAAATTAAGGGCTGGCGTCGCGAGAAGAAGATTGCGCTGATCGAATCACTCAATCCAACTTGGGAGGACTTGGCTGAACACTGGTACGACTCTCACATCTACGCCCCGGAACAGCAGGTCCCTCGTCGCTGCGCTCCTCGGGATGACACACCACAAAATTTGCCGACAACAGCGAAAGCACTGGTGAAGCGAACGAACTGA
- the yvcK gene encoding uridine diphosphate-N-acetylglucosamine-binding protein YvcK, whose amino-acid sequence MAKPAREQRALKVVAIGGGTGLSTLLKGLREYVAHPGEEGPGAAITELSAVVTVTDDGGSSGRLRKEFNILPPGDIRNCIVALSEDQALLSQLFQYRFRGESALDGHSFGNLFLAALAGVTGDFAEAVKLSSEILTTRGHIFPATTSNVELEAVMNDGSRVRGETSITNSQKRIVRLEMVPGDVKPMPQTLAALAQADLISIGPGSLFTSLIPNVLVHGIPEAMANSPAIKVFVCNLMTQANESLGLTAADHVRAIYNHAGCAILDYALLNRTPASNSMKAKYALEAATQIVVDADQLRQLGVEPIFGDYLFEEDGVARHAYGAVAQDLLQLASRQRLPTGAGSPTLKA is encoded by the coding sequence ATGGCAAAACCGGCGCGTGAGCAACGCGCGCTGAAGGTTGTGGCAATCGGCGGCGGCACGGGCCTGTCCACTCTGCTGAAGGGCTTGCGCGAGTACGTAGCGCACCCGGGCGAAGAAGGTCCGGGCGCGGCGATCACCGAACTTTCGGCGGTGGTGACGGTGACCGACGACGGCGGATCCAGCGGACGGCTGCGCAAGGAATTCAACATCCTGCCGCCGGGGGACATTCGCAACTGCATCGTCGCGCTCTCGGAAGACCAGGCGCTGCTGTCGCAGTTGTTTCAGTACCGCTTCCGCGGCGAATCGGCGCTGGACGGACACAGCTTCGGCAACCTGTTCCTGGCGGCGCTGGCGGGGGTGACCGGCGACTTCGCCGAGGCGGTGAAGCTGTCGTCTGAGATTCTGACCACACGCGGACATATCTTTCCCGCCACCACCTCGAATGTCGAACTGGAAGCGGTGATGAACGACGGCTCGCGGGTGCGCGGCGAAACCAGCATCACGAACAGCCAGAAGCGGATCGTGCGGCTCGAGATGGTGCCCGGCGACGTCAAACCCATGCCGCAAACGCTGGCGGCGCTGGCGCAGGCGGATCTGATCAGCATCGGGCCGGGGTCGCTGTTCACCAGCCTGATTCCCAACGTGCTGGTGCACGGCATCCCGGAGGCCATGGCGAATTCGCCAGCGATCAAGGTGTTTGTCTGCAACCTGATGACGCAGGCAAACGAGAGCCTGGGACTCACGGCGGCCGACCACGTGCGCGCCATCTACAATCATGCCGGTTGCGCCATCCTGGATTACGCGTTGCTGAACCGCACGCCGGCATCGAATTCGATGAAAGCCAAGTACGCGCTGGAGGCGGCGACGCAGATTGTGGTTGATGCCGACCAGTTACGCCAGCTCGGGGTCGAGCCCATCTTCGGCGATTACCTGTTCGAGGAAGACGGAGTGGCCCGCCACGCCTACGGCGCCGTCGCCCAAGATCTGCTGCAACTGGCGTCGCGGCAACGGCTCCCCACCGGAGCGGGAAGTCCCACACTAAAGGCGTAG
- a CDS encoding PCYCGC domain-containing protein — MKRVWSLLLVTLVAMAMFAQGDVPAHHTAPPPKGAKLPPILPAPERWGPSFQYPVQARAYEVAEKIPGVLYQQPCYCHCDRSVGHTSLHSCFESTHAAHCDACMKEAFYSYQMTKQKKTPAQIREGIIRGDWEKIDLEAAVNMQ, encoded by the coding sequence ATGAAACGAGTCTGGTCCCTGTTGTTGGTGACGCTGGTGGCGATGGCAATGTTTGCGCAGGGCGATGTGCCGGCGCATCACACGGCCCCACCGCCCAAGGGTGCGAAGTTGCCGCCGATCCTGCCTGCTCCCGAGCGTTGGGGACCGAGCTTCCAGTATCCGGTGCAAGCGCGCGCCTATGAGGTGGCGGAAAAGATACCCGGCGTCCTCTACCAGCAACCGTGCTACTGCCATTGCGACCGCTCGGTCGGGCACACCAGCCTGCACAGTTGTTTCGAGTCTACCCACGCCGCCCACTGCGATGCCTGCATGAAGGAAGCCTTCTACTCCTACCAGATGACCAAGCAGAAGAAGACGCCCGCCCAGATTCGCGAAGGGATCATACGCGGCGACTGGGAGAAGATAGACCTGGAAGCAGCGGTGAACATGCAGTAG
- the carA gene encoding glutamine-hydrolyzing carbamoyl-phosphate synthase small subunit — protein MQAILALEDGRVFRGKGFGAQGECYGEVVFNTSITGYQEIFTDPSYAGQIVVLTNPEIGNYGTNDDDNEATRPYIEGLIVREFSRISSNWRSQQVADEYLERYRIPVLADIDTRALVRHLRDHGVMRGVISTIETDTDKLVAKARSIPKMDGTDLAKVVTTKQRYVWDTGERSIEPTEVVGVKDAEPERHVVAYDFGIKHNILRKLVSGCCRVTVVPAETNAEDVLALKPDGVFLSNGPGDPEPCTYAQENIRRLMGRVPIFGICLGHQLVGLALGGKTYKLKFGHHGGNHPVKQLHTGKVEITAHNHNFAVDPDSLPMSEVELTHMDLNDNTLEGLRHRNLPLFSVQYHPEASPGPHDSHYLFIDFVAMMEEWKGRNIG, from the coding sequence ATGCAAGCCATTCTCGCCCTGGAAGACGGCCGAGTCTTCCGCGGCAAAGGTTTTGGCGCCCAAGGCGAATGTTACGGGGAAGTTGTTTTCAATACCTCCATCACCGGCTACCAGGAGATTTTCACCGACCCTTCCTACGCCGGCCAGATCGTCGTTCTCACCAATCCCGAGATCGGCAACTACGGCACCAACGACGACGACAACGAAGCCACCCGCCCCTACATCGAGGGCCTGATCGTCCGCGAGTTTTCCCGCATTAGCTCCAACTGGCGCTCGCAACAGGTTGCCGATGAATACCTGGAGCGCTACCGCATCCCGGTGCTCGCCGACATCGACACGCGCGCGCTGGTGCGCCATCTGCGCGATCACGGCGTCATGCGCGGCGTCATCTCGACCATCGAAACCGATACCGACAAGCTGGTCGCCAAAGCCCGCTCCATCCCCAAAATGGACGGCACCGATCTGGCGAAGGTGGTCACCACCAAGCAGCGCTACGTGTGGGACACCGGCGAACGGTCGATTGAACCTACTGAAGTTGTCGGCGTGAAAGACGCCGAGCCCGAGCGCCACGTGGTCGCCTACGATTTCGGCATCAAGCACAACATCCTGCGCAAGCTGGTCAGCGGCTGCTGCCGCGTCACGGTCGTGCCCGCGGAAACCAACGCCGAAGACGTGCTCGCACTCAAGCCCGACGGTGTCTTCCTCTCCAATGGTCCCGGCGACCCCGAACCCTGCACCTACGCCCAGGAAAACATCCGCCGCCTGATGGGTCGTGTCCCGATATTCGGCATCTGTTTGGGCCACCAGTTGGTCGGGTTAGCGCTGGGCGGCAAGACCTACAAGCTCAAGTTCGGCCACCACGGCGGCAACCACCCGGTGAAGCAGTTGCACACCGGCAAAGTCGAGATCACCGCGCACAACCACAACTTCGCCGTCGATCCCGACTCGCTGCCCATGAGCGAAGTCGAGCTGACGCACATGGACCTGAACGACAACACGCTGGAGGGCCTGCGCCACCGTAACCTGCCGCTGTTCTCGGTGCAGTACCACCCCGAGGCCTCACCCGGCCCGCACGATTCGCATTACCTGTTCATCGATTTCGTGGCCATGATGGAGGAGTGGAAGGGGAGGAACATCGGATGA
- the carB gene encoding carbamoyl-phosphate synthase large subunit: MPRRTDISKILIIGSGPIVIGQSAEFDYSGTQACKALKSEGYEVVLANSNPATIMTDPEIADRTYIEPLTRPYLEEIIRLESEMSGGHGFALLPTVGGQTALNLAVELADAQVLEKYNVQLIGAQLEAIKKAEDRLMFKDAMTRIGLDVPKSALVNNLRDGLEFSGKIGFPVILRPSFTLGGTGGGIAYNREELVELLARGLDLSPVHEVLIEESVLGWKEFELEVMRDLRDNVIIICSIENFDPMGVHTGDSITVAPAQTLTDREYQRMRDAAIRVIREIGVETGGSNIQFAVHPTTGRMVVIEMNPRVSRSSALASKATGFPIAKIAAKLAVGYTLDEIPNDITRKTPACFEPTLDYVVVKIPKWQFEKFPGADESLGPQMKSVGEVMAIGRTFKEALLKAVRSLETGKKPGTEDIEPKILIQRLVTPHPERLSYLRYALRQGHTVKELAKMTSIDPWFIFQLKEIIDTQLEVEKHPIEAVPTEVIRQAKRAGISDNRLARAWRVSNGRGAAEKIRHLRKSRGVIPVYKHVDTCAAEFESYTPYLYSTYEDEDEAAPTGKKKVIILGAGPNRIGQGIEFDYCCCHAAFALRDDGYETIMVNCNPETVSTDYDTSDRLYFEPLTLEDVMAVYEHEARKPGSPARAARDGVEGGAPIGVIVQFGGQTPLNLALPLKAAGVPIIGTSPESIDLAEDRKRFGKLLDELQIPQPPGAMATSIAEAVAGANQVGYPVLVRPSYVLGGRAMVIAYDDESVIHYMKQAVEYSQERPVLIDHFLEAAIEVDVDALSDGEDVVIGGIMQHIEEAGIHSGDSSCVLPSVDLSPEVLSTLRDYSFRLARALKVIGLMNVQYAIQRHNGDAKVFVLEVNPRASRTVPYVSKATGVPLAKIAARLMTGRKLREFLPDNIERAADLDTGSCYYVKSPVFPWSKFPGVDTVLGPEMKSTGEVMGTADTFGEAFAKAQIAAGNRLPTHGAVFVSVTDRDKAAVVDIAKRFVDLGFKLVATSGTARVLETAGLTIERVYKVKEGRPNVVDLIKGDRIQLIINTPHGAEPWFDEKSIRRAAVTHNVQSITTLAAARAAADGIAALQQGHTSVRALQSHHAQRAGVR; the protein is encoded by the coding sequence ATGCCACGCCGCACCGACATCTCGAAGATCCTCATCATCGGCTCCGGCCCGATCGTCATCGGCCAGTCCGCCGAATTCGATTACTCCGGCACGCAGGCCTGCAAGGCGCTCAAGTCGGAAGGCTACGAGGTCGTGCTCGCCAACTCCAACCCGGCCACCATCATGACCGACCCCGAGATCGCCGACCGCACTTACATCGAGCCGCTCACCCGCCCGTACCTGGAAGAAATCATCCGCCTTGAATCCGAAATGTCTGGCGGGCACGGCTTCGCCCTGCTGCCCACCGTCGGCGGCCAGACCGCGCTCAACCTCGCCGTCGAACTCGCCGACGCGCAGGTGCTCGAAAAATACAACGTCCAGCTTATCGGCGCGCAACTGGAGGCCATCAAGAAGGCCGAGGACCGCCTGATGTTCAAGGACGCCATGACGCGCATCGGCCTCGACGTCCCAAAATCCGCCCTGGTCAACAACCTTCGCGACGGCCTCGAATTCAGCGGCAAAATCGGCTTCCCCGTGATTCTTCGTCCGAGCTTTACCCTCGGCGGCACCGGCGGCGGTATCGCCTACAACCGCGAAGAGCTGGTCGAACTGCTGGCGCGCGGCCTCGATCTCTCGCCCGTCCACGAAGTGCTGATCGAGGAGTCCGTCCTCGGCTGGAAGGAATTCGAGCTCGAGGTCATGCGCGACCTGCGCGACAACGTCATCATCATCTGCTCGATCGAAAATTTCGATCCCATGGGCGTGCACACCGGCGATTCCATCACCGTGGCGCCCGCGCAGACTTTGACCGACCGCGAGTACCAGCGCATGCGCGACGCCGCCATCCGCGTCATCCGTGAGATCGGCGTCGAGACCGGCGGCTCCAACATCCAGTTTGCGGTACATCCGACCACTGGGCGCATGGTCGTCATCGAGATGAACCCGCGTGTTTCGCGCTCCTCCGCGCTGGCCAGCAAGGCCACAGGTTTTCCGATTGCCAAGATTGCGGCCAAGCTTGCCGTCGGTTACACCCTCGACGAGATCCCCAACGACATCACGCGCAAGACGCCCGCCTGCTTTGAGCCGACGCTCGATTACGTGGTCGTCAAGATTCCCAAGTGGCAGTTCGAAAAATTTCCCGGCGCCGATGAGAGCCTCGGGCCGCAGATGAAGTCGGTCGGCGAAGTGATGGCCATCGGCCGCACCTTCAAGGAGGCGCTGCTCAAGGCCGTCCGTTCGCTCGAAACCGGCAAGAAGCCCGGCACGGAAGACATCGAGCCGAAGATTCTCATCCAGCGCCTGGTCACGCCCCATCCCGAGCGCCTCTCCTACCTGCGCTACGCGTTGCGCCAGGGGCACACCGTCAAAGAGCTGGCGAAGATGACCTCCATTGATCCGTGGTTCATCTTCCAACTCAAGGAAATCATCGACACGCAGCTTGAGGTCGAAAAGCATCCCATCGAAGCCGTTCCGACCGAGGTAATCCGCCAAGCCAAGCGCGCCGGCATCTCCGACAACCGGCTGGCCCGCGCGTGGCGCGTGTCCAACGGCCGCGGTGCGGCGGAGAAGATTCGCCACTTGCGCAAATCGCGCGGCGTCATCCCCGTGTACAAGCACGTGGACACGTGCGCCGCCGAGTTCGAGAGTTACACACCGTATCTCTACTCGACCTATGAGGACGAGGACGAAGCCGCGCCGACCGGCAAGAAGAAGGTCATCATCCTAGGCGCCGGTCCCAACCGCATCGGGCAGGGAATTGAGTTCGATTACTGCTGTTGCCACGCCGCATTCGCGCTGCGCGACGATGGTTACGAAACCATTATGGTGAACTGCAACCCGGAGACGGTATCCACCGACTACGACACCAGCGACCGCCTCTACTTCGAACCGCTCACGCTCGAGGACGTGATGGCCGTGTACGAGCACGAAGCGCGGAAGCCGGGGTCCCCGGCGCGCGCCGCGCGCGACGGGGTGGAGGGCGGCGCGCCCATCGGAGTGATCGTGCAGTTCGGCGGCCAGACGCCGCTCAACCTTGCGCTGCCGCTGAAGGCCGCGGGCGTGCCCATCATCGGCACCTCGCCCGAATCCATTGACCTCGCCGAAGACCGCAAACGCTTCGGCAAACTGCTCGACGAGTTGCAAATCCCGCAGCCGCCGGGCGCGATGGCAACCTCCATCGCGGAAGCCGTGGCCGGCGCCAACCAAGTCGGCTATCCGGTGCTGGTTCGCCCTTCCTACGTGCTCGGCGGGCGCGCCATGGTCATTGCCTACGACGACGAGTCCGTTATCCACTACATGAAGCAAGCGGTCGAGTACTCGCAGGAGCGCCCGGTGCTCATTGACCACTTCCTCGAAGCCGCCATCGAGGTGGACGTGGATGCGCTCTCCGACGGCGAGGACGTAGTCATCGGCGGCATCATGCAGCACATCGAGGAAGCCGGCATCCACAGCGGCGATTCCTCCTGCGTGCTGCCCTCGGTGGACCTTTCTCCGGAAGTGCTCAGCACGCTGCGCGATTACAGCTTCCGGCTGGCACGCGCGCTCAAGGTCATCGGACTGATGAACGTCCAGTACGCCATCCAGCGCCACAACGGCGACGCGAAAGTCTTTGTGCTGGAGGTCAACCCGCGCGCCTCGCGCACGGTGCCCTATGTTTCCAAAGCCACCGGCGTGCCCCTGGCCAAGATCGCCGCGCGTCTGATGACCGGACGCAAGCTGCGCGAGTTCCTCCCCGACAACATCGAGCGCGCTGCCGACCTCGACACCGGCTCCTGCTACTACGTTAAGTCGCCGGTCTTCCCGTGGTCGAAATTCCCCGGCGTGGACACCGTGCTGGGCCCGGAGATGAAGTCCACCGGCGAAGTGATGGGCACGGCCGACACTTTTGGCGAAGCCTTCGCCAAGGCGCAGATCGCCGCCGGCAACCGCCTGCCCACGCACGGCGCGGTCTTCGTCAGCGTCACCGATCGCGACAAGGCTGCTGTCGTGGACATTGCCAAGCGTTTCGTTGATCTCGGCTTCAAGCTGGTCGCTACCAGCGGCACCGCGCGCGTTCTGGAAACAGCCGGGCTGACCATCGAGCGCGTATACAAGGTGAAGGAAGGACGCCCCAACGTCGTGGACCTGATCAAGGGCGACCGCATCCAGCTCATCATCAACACGCCGCACGGCGCCGAGCCCTGGTTTGACGAAAAATCCATCCGCCGCGCCGCCGTCACCCACAACGTGCAGTCCATTACCACGCTGGCCGCCGCCCGCGCCGCCGCCGACGGCATCGCCGCCCTGCAGCAGGGCCACACCTCCGTCCGCGCCCTCCAGTCGCACCACGCCCAGCGCGCCGGCGTGCGTTGA